The Panicum virgatum strain AP13 chromosome 6K, P.virgatum_v5, whole genome shotgun sequence nucleotide sequence ACTATTCGTTCAATACTCTTCTTAATGCCATGCCTAATCTTGAGAGACTCAATCTGAGTCTATTTATGAGAAGAGAGGTTAGATCCTAAGAAAACATGTTTATTAGAGTTGATATACATAACCTTTCATTGCTTTCATTTTTAACATATTTTTCAGACAAAGGGATGGGTAGTGAGCCCCCGTGATTTCATTCATCTAAGGTATCTGAACATGGAGATTCATTTACATGGACAAGTAGAGTGCTCAAGTGGGCTTCTTCGTCTAGTTTCCCTTTTGGAAGTAGCACCCCTTTTGGAAGAGCTGGAATTGCATGTAAGTAAAATTTCTGCTTGTATACACTTAGGGTTTAGGAACAGCTGGTGGGGAGGTTTTGGTGTACATTCACACTAACCCTGGTTCAAGTTCTCATCAGTTTGGATTTTGGCGTCTTTCTTCTGAAATAAAAGCTTAACTAGTTTCTCCTAAGTAGTCTAAAAAATTACTACTTGTTCTCTCATACTACCTTTTCCAAGGGAAGCATTTACGGGACCTGTCATTGTGCTATATTGGTTACAGATTGGTAATTTATAGTCTGATTGAATCTGGTTTTAGTTAGGGGGAAAATGGTTGGCAATATCCAACCATGGTTTGATGCACTGCTATGTACTTGTGCAGCAAAAATATACCCCGTTACAAATCCTATTCCTTTCGTTAACTGCTTTGTGTTTATTATACATTATTCCACAACCTGGAAGGAACATAGGCACAGCCCATATATGCATGATGCTGCAGATTTGTTTTTGCATCCTTTTGTGATTACATTGACTCCTGTTGTTAATAACATCTGATCCTGCTCCAGTTTTGAGTTCATGATATATTTATCTTTTTCACTGAAACTATACTAATTTGAGGGCTTCTTTGATGCAGATGTGTATGTGTGATATACCAACCACATTGTTTAAATTGAGTAAGAATAGATCTGGGGTTCAGCACAGTCACCTCAAGACAATATGACTGGATTTTATGGTTGCAAGGGACAGATTGAGCTGGCACGGTATATTCTGGAGAATGCTACCGCACTTCAGCATATGACTGTGGATCCAGTTTCCAAGATGGTGCATAGCAAGTCTGTGGATTCCTTGATAAGGCTTAAAGAACTTACTGGTCGTCAAAATGCCAAGTCTTTCCTTGCTCGACAGAAATTCAGTCAGATCCTTACTATTTTGTAAATGGCATAAAGTTTATGATACCCAAAGCACTGAACTACGAAACCGAATATTTAATCCCAGAAGTTACAGAACTGGATCATCTGAGGTGGTTTTAGTAATTTGGACCAAATGAGAGAATTTTGTCACATGGGCACACAAGCAGCAAAATGTGATTGgcatttggcagagaagaaagtaTCACCCCTCTCATCATATGTGGCAAATATAACTTGATCCTTTAATGTAAATGATCCATTTTGTAAGTTTGGAGGGTTAATTGTTTTGTTTTATAGATCAGGTGTTTATGTGACCTTTATCAAAATGTTTTATATATGTGGCAAATATCCTGAAGTGGATTTGATTGATACAAATTATGTGACCTTTGTATCTAGGGTGGTACTTGTGCCTGGCAATGGGTTTAGGTGTCACAGAAATGGTTAATGaactttttgttgttgttgttgttttaaTGCTTTTTCGTGCCTTCGGCAGCATATACATGTGGGTGCTTTTGCGAATCTTCATCTGGGGAAAAGAAAATCAGGAGATCTTGTTTACATTTCTTCATTCCTTGTGTATGTTTGTTATTTTGATACATTTGCGAAATTGGATAGCCCTAAACAACTCAATCAATTGGTACTCTGTGGTTTCCAATCTTTTTCATGCAGGAAAATGAAGTTATTTTGCTTTCAGGTGAGGAACCTCACGGTAAATTATAAGTTGAAGTTAAGTAGTACTGATTCTTCCCCCCACCAGTAACAGTTGAAGGCGAACGCCtcttccaaacaaaaaaaaagttgaattaTTGTTGCTGCCATTACAACCAAATCTATCTATAAATAAAAAGTTAAAACAAGTTGAACCAATTGAAATCCTATGTCACCAAAATTAGTCCCACCGTACCTCTCACggaggccccacttgtcagtCCAAAAGGTTTGATAAAAGGGAGGGGAAGATCGGTTTCGTCAATATTTTACACTAAAATTTTAGTACTTTTTACACCAGCAATTTTTTATACCCACCTCTTGTACTCGCGTACTATTTTCCTTTGGCACATACTTTACTTTTCTTTGCATATACATTCACCCATAATTCtcatcattatttattttgaaaGGATAATAATTAACATCATTGTttatgaaaggaaaagaaagatgtgtattatttttagaagGAAAATAAATGACATTGATTCTTGATAGAAGGGAAATTAAATACGTGCATCTCAGAattataaattttaaatttaaaaataataaaggAGTTTTCTAACTTGGGCGCTTAATGGAAGTAGCTTAAACGTGGGCCGTCGGATGAT carries:
- the LOC120711612 gene encoding uncharacterized protein LOC120711612 — its product is MPVILDELLLLKEANIEVTSGKDSLDYSFNTLLNAMPNLERLNLSLFMRRETKGWVVSPRDFIHLRYLNMEIHLHGQVECSSGLLRLVSLLEVAPLLEELELHMCMCDIPTTLFKLSKNRSGVQHSHLKTI